One stretch of Clostridia bacterium DNA includes these proteins:
- the cmr4 gene encoding type III-B CRISPR module RAMP protein Cmr4 → MAQNASFKLFRHLGMAIDPIHVGAGGARLGRVDLSIVRDPATRLPIIPGSSLAGVFRAYVAMSRDKYPHCAGWGQARPDGSSSHCGKPDCPVCTVFGFATRRDAAGGFAGLASFSDAHLVLFPVPTRSGPLWVTSPLALRLLGYEAQGVADNALYRENASDRPLNLGWLLVPVRSYSDFNYLKEKLKALGVPDYVRDRLGILPDALFAPVVNSNLEVRTSVSINPETGAAEEHALFTYEALPRTTILYWEVVCKNPRHFKIGQAEITAVKSPEEVHSVVEEAYAYLTHLGIGGMGTRGMGRLEVIH, encoded by the coding sequence ATGGCCCAAAATGCCAGCTTTAAGCTGTTCCGGCACCTGGGGATGGCCATTGATCCCATCCACGTCGGCGCCGGCGGTGCCCGCCTGGGGCGGGTGGACCTCTCCATTGTGCGCGACCCGGCAACCCGCCTCCCCATAATCCCGGGCTCCAGCCTGGCGGGGGTGTTCCGCGCCTACGTAGCCATGTCCAGAGACAAATATCCCCACTGCGCCGGTTGGGGGCAAGCCAGACCGGACGGATCAAGCTCCCACTGTGGAAAGCCTGACTGTCCCGTCTGCACGGTTTTCGGCTTTGCCACCCGCCGAGACGCCGCCGGTGGCTTCGCCGGGCTGGCGTCCTTCAGCGACGCCCACCTGGTGCTCTTCCCCGTGCCGACCCGTTCCGGCCCGCTTTGGGTGACCTCTCCCCTGGCCCTGCGCCTCCTCGGCTACGAAGCCCAAGGCGTGGCCGATAATGCCCTTTACCGCGAAAACGCAAGCGACCGTCCGCTTAACTTAGGCTGGTTGTTGGTACCGGTTAGGTCCTATTCGGATTTCAATTACTTAAAAGAAAAACTTAAGGCGCTGGGCGTTCCCGACTACGTCCGGGACCGCCTGGGCATTTTGCCGGACGCGCTTTTCGCCCCGGTGGTAAACAGTAACCTCGAGGTCCGGACCTCGGTTTCCATCAACCCGGAGACCGGAGCAGCCGAGGAGCACGCCTTATTTACCTACGAGGCCCTCCCCCGGACCACCATTCTCTATTGGGAAGTGGTATGTAAGAACCCCCGCCACTTCAAGATCGGCCAGGCGGAAATTACGGCCGTCAAAAGCCCGGAGGAGGTTCACAGCGTGGTCGAAGAAGCCTACGCGTACCTGACGCACTTAGGCATCGGCGGTATGGGCACTCGAGGCATGGGTAGGCTCGAGGTTATCCATTAA
- a CDS encoding SIMPL domain-containing protein (The SIMPL domain is named for its presence in mouse protein SIMPL (signalling molecule that associates with mouse pelle-like kinase). Bacterial member BP26, from Brucella, was shown to assemble into a channel-like structure, while YggE from E. coli has been associated with resistance to oxidative stress.) — protein MNGQRFPQLIVAAVVLAAALVASALVVTDTWDKQRSSVTVTGAATKELRSDLAVWRLNLTRRSPDRAEALAGVKRDLEMVRQFLQARGIPEDQISLLPVSLNVIYQVDQFGRETGQIQAYQANQTVEVKSADVDRITEAYKSTGELVEKGVELFVEPPQYFYTRLDELKLEMLAQATENARQRAERIAQKAGGRLGSLRSAKMGVFQITPVHSTEVSDYGINDTSSLEKKITAVVNVQFNLE, from the coding sequence GTGAACGGCCAGAGGTTTCCTCAACTAATCGTAGCCGCGGTGGTTTTGGCCGCCGCCCTGGTGGCCTCAGCGCTGGTGGTGACCGACACCTGGGACAAACAGCGGTCCAGCGTGACCGTGACCGGCGCCGCTACCAAGGAGCTGCGCTCCGATTTGGCCGTGTGGCGGCTCAATCTTACCCGGCGGTCACCGGACCGGGCCGAGGCCCTGGCGGGGGTGAAGCGGGACCTGGAAATGGTCCGGCAGTTCCTCCAAGCCCGCGGCATCCCGGAGGACCAAATCAGCCTTCTGCCGGTAAGCCTTAACGTGATCTACCAGGTGGACCAGTTCGGAAGAGAGACCGGCCAGATCCAGGCCTACCAGGCCAACCAGACGGTAGAGGTAAAATCGGCCGACGTGGACCGCATCACCGAGGCCTACAAGAGCACGGGCGAGCTGGTTGAGAAGGGTGTGGAACTCTTTGTCGAACCGCCCCAGTACTTCTACACCCGGCTGGACGAGCTGAAGCTGGAGATGCTGGCTCAGGCCACGGAGAACGCGCGCCAGCGGGCGGAGAGGATCGCCCAGAAGGCCGGCGGCCGGTTGGGCTCCCTGCGCTCGGCCAAGATGGGCGTCTTCCAGATCACCCCGGTGCACTCCACGGAAGTATCCGACTACGGCATCAACGATACTTCCTCCCTGGAGAAGAAGATCACCGCGGTGGTAAACGTGCAGTTCAACCTGGAGTGA
- a CDS encoding AbrB/MazE/SpoVT family DNA-binding domain-containing protein: MGPRVQRWGNSLAIRLPKALAGKLGLAEGTPVELEVDRDRLVIYPRRYTLEELLAQVGPDNRHAEVDTGPPRGREEW; this comes from the coding sequence ATGGGGCCTCGCGTACAAAGGTGGGGAAATAGCCTTGCCATACGCCTTCCCAAGGCGCTGGCCGGGAAGCTGGGGCTGGCCGAGGGCACCCCGGTGGAGCTAGAGGTTGACCGCGACCGGCTCGTGATCTACCCCAGACGGTACACCCTGGAAGAGTTGCTGGCGCAGGTTGGGCCCGACAACCGGCACGCTGAGGTCGATACCGGCCCACCTCGGGGACGGGAAGAATGGTGA
- the mazF gene encoding endoribonuclease MazF has translation MVNPKGYVPERGDLIWLEFNPQAGHEQAGRRPALVISPGLYNAKVGLALVCPITSRKKSYPFEVALPSDLAVSGVVLADQIKSLDWQARKAEFIARAPAAVLQEVLARFRPLVT, from the coding sequence ATGGTGAACCCCAAGGGCTACGTGCCGGAACGAGGCGACCTAATATGGTTGGAGTTTAATCCCCAGGCGGGTCACGAGCAGGCGGGAAGACGTCCGGCGCTGGTGATCTCCCCGGGGTTGTATAACGCCAAGGTGGGGCTGGCCTTGGTTTGCCCGATTACATCAAGAAAGAAGAGTTACCCATTCGAGGTTGCGCTTCCTTCGGATCTGGCGGTTTCGGGCGTGGTGCTGGCCGACCAGATCAAGAGCCTCGACTGGCAGGCCCGCAAAGCTGAGTTTATCGCTCGGGCTCCGGCGGCCGTGCTCCAGGAGGTGCTGGCCAGGTTCCGCCCTCTGGTTACCTGA
- a CDS encoding NAD(P)H-dependent oxidoreductase, whose amino-acid sequence MADRPPQVEPAGEEPTVLVIFHSQGGNTLKMAQAVARGAQEAGARVWLKPAKEAKLDDLLRCDGLAIGTPEYFGYMAGMVKDFFDRVYEKALAERTVFRKPYVLFISAGNDGTGARLSVERICTGLKLKKVQPPLISHGPVTEETLALCEELGAALALGLKERIF is encoded by the coding sequence ATGGCCGACCGGCCCCCACAAGTTGAGCCCGCGGGGGAAGAACCGACCGTACTGGTTATCTTCCACAGCCAGGGCGGCAATACCCTGAAGATGGCGCAGGCAGTAGCCCGGGGCGCCCAAGAGGCGGGCGCCCGGGTTTGGCTCAAACCGGCGAAGGAGGCGAAACTGGATGACCTCCTTCGCTGCGACGGGCTGGCCATCGGCACGCCGGAGTACTTCGGGTATATGGCCGGCATGGTAAAGGACTTCTTCGACCGCGTGTACGAGAAGGCTCTTGCCGAGCGAACCGTTTTCCGGAAGCCCTACGTCCTGTTTATCAGCGCGGGCAACGACGGTACCGGCGCCCGGCTCTCGGTAGAAAGAATCTGCACCGGGCTGAAACTCAAGAAGGTGCAGCCGCCCCTGATTTCCCACGGCCCGGTAACCGAAGAAACCCTGGCGCTCTGCGAGGAACTGGGCGCTGCCCTGGCCCTGGGCCTGAAGGAGCGAATCTTTTAA
- a CDS encoding zf-TFIIB domain-containing protein: MKCPLCEVTMKEVERRGVLIDVCPECRGVWLDRGELEKLLSVSQHERDEEARYEESHPKGRRHEDHEPYPPYKKKHKRRSFLEDLFDFD, encoded by the coding sequence GTGAAGTGCCCCCTCTGTGAAGTCACCATGAAGGAAGTAGAGCGGCGCGGCGTGCTCATCGATGTGTGCCCGGAATGCAGGGGCGTGTGGCTGGACCGCGGCGAGCTGGAGAAGCTGCTTTCCGTCTCCCAACACGAGCGCGACGAAGAAGCGCGCTACGAAGAGAGCCACCCCAAAGGGCGCAGGCACGAAGATCACGAGCCCTACCCGCCATACAAGAAAAAGCACAAGCGCCGTTCCTTCCTAGAGGATCTCTTCGACTTCGACTAG
- a CDS encoding DUF456 family protein gives MEAVALLVAVVLFLAGLAGILLPVLPGHPLIWLGMLFYGLLTGFESISWPFLLWQGLLALAGVLVDYLAGAWGVRRYGGSRAAVWGAVGGAIVGGLALGPLGILVGPLAGAVGAELVAGRSPAQALRVGLGTLVGFLGGLVLKFGLAAAMIVWFFLAVW, from the coding sequence GTGGAGGCCGTAGCACTCTTGGTGGCCGTGGTGCTGTTCCTGGCCGGGCTGGCGGGGATTCTATTGCCGGTACTGCCCGGCCACCCGCTTATCTGGCTGGGAATGCTCTTCTACGGGCTACTCACCGGCTTTGAGAGTATAAGCTGGCCTTTTCTGCTATGGCAGGGTCTTCTGGCCCTGGCCGGGGTACTGGTCGACTACCTGGCCGGGGCCTGGGGAGTGCGGCGCTACGGCGGCTCCCGGGCGGCGGTGTGGGGGGCGGTCGGAGGAGCCATAGTGGGGGGCCTGGCGCTGGGGCCACTGGGCATCCTGGTGGGGCCGCTGGCAGGCGCGGTGGGGGCAGAGCTGGTAGCCGGGCGTTCTCCGGCCCAGGCCCTCCGGGTAGGTCTCGGCACTCTGGTGGGCTTTCTCGGCGGTCTGGTATTGAAGTTCGGGCTGGCCGCAGCCATGATCGTCTGGTTCTTCCTGGCGGTCTGGTAG
- the uvrA gene encoding excinuclease ABC subunit UvrA produces MQERIIVKGARAHNLKNIDVEIPRGKLVVITGLSGSGKSSLAFDTIYAEGQRRYVESLSAYARQFLGQMDKPDVDYIEGLSPAISIDQKSTSHNPRSTVATVTEIYDYLRLLFARIGRPYCPACGTAIAPKAVSQMVDQIMAYPEGTRLVVMAPVVRGRKGEHQKLLEDLRRQGYSRVRVNGEMALLDEGMPRLDKNKKHRLEVVVDRLVVRPGIQKRLADSLETALNLADGLVMVQADEGEEIIFSQKFACPECGTSFAEISPRLFSFNSPYGACPACSGLGVTRVFDPELVISSPSLSLREGAIAPWAAHAGRYHQEMLEAFCRYHGISLDRPLRELPREHLDLVLYGSGETLAFRYTNRFGGTHTHYVSFEGVIPYLERKYREATSDWIREDLEAYTDTRPCPRCQGTRLKPEALSVLVGGLNIARVAAMSVRQARDFLGGLSLTPREEMIAREILKELQNRLGFLADVGLDYLTLDRAAASLSGGEAQRIRLATQIGSKLTGVLYVLDEPSIGLHQRDNVRLLNTLKQLRDLGNTVIVVEHDEETIRAADYLIDIGPGAGTQGGEVVACGRVEDIVRCPRSLTGQYLSGRRRIPVPARRRPGNGKWLEVVGAREHNLKDITVGFPLGTFICVTGVSGSGKSTLVNDILYRRLAQELHRAREKPGAHADLRGLEHVDKVINIDQSPIGRTPRSNPATYTGVFDYIRQLFAATPEARVRGYKPGRFSFNVRGGRCEACQGDGIIKIEMHFLPDVYVPCEVCKGKRYNRETLEVTYKGRNIAEVLEMTVDEAVEFFSSLPSIYRKLKTLQDVGLGYIRLGQPATTLSGGEAQRVKLATELSRRATGRTVYILDEPTTGLHMADIHKLLEVLNELTDAGNTVIVIEHNLDVIKTADYVIDLGPEGGEEGGRVVATGTPEEVSRVPESYTGQFLARVLGAAGTRAMARA; encoded by the coding sequence ATGCAGGAACGGATCATAGTCAAGGGTGCCCGGGCGCACAACCTCAAAAACATAGACGTGGAAATTCCCCGGGGCAAGCTGGTGGTCATCACCGGCCTGAGCGGCTCGGGCAAGTCGTCCCTGGCCTTCGACACCATCTACGCCGAGGGGCAGCGCCGCTACGTGGAGTCCCTCTCCGCCTACGCCCGCCAGTTCTTGGGCCAGATGGACAAACCCGACGTGGACTACATCGAGGGCCTCTCCCCGGCCATCTCCATAGACCAGAAGAGCACCAGCCACAACCCCCGCTCCACCGTGGCCACGGTCACCGAGATCTACGACTACCTGCGCCTGCTTTTTGCCCGCATCGGCCGGCCCTACTGCCCGGCCTGCGGCACGGCCATAGCGCCCAAGGCGGTCTCCCAGATGGTGGACCAGATCATGGCCTATCCCGAGGGGACGCGGCTGGTGGTCATGGCGCCGGTGGTCCGGGGCCGGAAGGGCGAGCACCAGAAGCTGCTGGAGGACCTCCGCCGCCAGGGCTATTCCCGGGTGCGGGTTAACGGGGAAATGGCGCTGCTGGACGAGGGTATGCCCCGTCTGGACAAAAACAAAAAGCACCGGCTGGAAGTGGTGGTGGACCGGCTGGTGGTGCGGCCGGGCATTCAGAAGCGCCTGGCCGACTCCCTGGAGACCGCCCTGAACCTGGCGGACGGGCTGGTAATGGTGCAGGCAGACGAAGGCGAGGAGATTATCTTCAGCCAGAAGTTCGCCTGTCCGGAATGCGGCACCAGCTTTGCCGAAATCTCTCCCCGGCTTTTTTCCTTCAACAGTCCCTACGGGGCCTGTCCGGCCTGCAGCGGCCTGGGCGTTACCCGGGTATTCGATCCCGAACTGGTGATTTCCAGCCCCAGTCTCTCTCTCCGGGAGGGAGCCATTGCCCCCTGGGCGGCCCACGCCGGCCGCTACCACCAGGAGATGCTGGAGGCCTTCTGCCGGTACCACGGCATCAGCCTCGACCGGCCGCTGAGGGAATTGCCCCGGGAGCACCTGGACCTGGTGCTTTACGGCAGCGGTGAAACCCTGGCCTTTCGCTACACCAACCGCTTCGGCGGAACCCATACCCACTACGTCAGCTTCGAGGGCGTGATTCCTTATTTAGAGCGCAAGTACCGGGAGGCTACTTCCGACTGGATCCGGGAGGACCTGGAGGCCTACACGGATACCCGTCCCTGTCCGCGCTGTCAGGGCACCCGGCTGAAGCCCGAGGCCCTCTCGGTGCTGGTGGGCGGGCTGAACATTGCCCGGGTGGCGGCCATGAGCGTGCGCCAGGCCCGGGATTTTCTGGGCGGCTTGAGCCTCACTCCCCGGGAGGAAATGATCGCCCGCGAGATTTTGAAGGAGCTCCAGAACCGCCTGGGCTTCCTGGCCGACGTGGGGCTGGACTATCTCACCCTGGACCGCGCCGCCGCCAGCCTCTCCGGAGGCGAGGCGCAGAGGATCCGTCTGGCGACGCAGATCGGGTCCAAGCTTACCGGGGTGCTCTACGTGCTGGACGAGCCCAGCATCGGCCTGCACCAGCGGGACAACGTGCGCCTGCTCAACACCCTCAAGCAGCTTCGCGACCTGGGGAACACGGTAATCGTGGTGGAGCACGACGAGGAAACCATCCGCGCCGCCGACTACCTCATCGACATCGGCCCGGGAGCCGGCACCCAGGGCGGAGAGGTAGTGGCCTGCGGCCGGGTAGAGGATATCGTTCGCTGTCCCCGCTCCCTTACCGGGCAGTACCTGAGCGGACGCCGCCGCATTCCCGTGCCCGCCCGGCGCCGCCCGGGAAACGGTAAGTGGCTGGAGGTGGTGGGGGCGCGCGAGCACAATCTCAAGGACATCACCGTAGGCTTCCCCCTGGGCACCTTCATCTGCGTGACCGGGGTTTCCGGGTCCGGCAAGAGCACCCTGGTGAACGACATCCTCTACCGCCGGCTGGCCCAGGAGCTGCACCGTGCCCGGGAGAAGCCCGGCGCGCACGCCGATCTCCGGGGTTTGGAGCACGTGGACAAGGTGATCAACATCGACCAGTCGCCCATCGGCCGCACCCCGCGCTCCAACCCGGCCACCTACACCGGCGTGTTCGATTACATCCGCCAGCTGTTCGCCGCCACGCCCGAGGCCCGGGTGCGAGGGTACAAGCCGGGCCGGTTCAGCTTCAACGTGCGTGGCGGCCGCTGCGAGGCCTGCCAGGGCGACGGCATAATCAAGATCGAGATGCACTTCTTACCCGATGTGTACGTGCCCTGCGAGGTATGCAAGGGCAAGCGCTACAACCGCGAGACCCTGGAGGTCACCTACAAGGGGAGGAACATCGCCGAGGTGCTGGAGATGACCGTGGACGAGGCGGTGGAATTCTTCAGCTCGCTTCCCTCCATTTACCGCAAGCTCAAGACCCTGCAGGATGTGGGCCTGGGTTACATCCGCCTGGGCCAGCCGGCCACCACCCTCTCCGGCGGCGAGGCCCAGCGGGTGAAGCTGGCCACGGAGCTGTCCCGCCGGGCCACCGGACGCACGGTCTACATTCTGGATGAGCCCACCACCGGGCTGCATATGGCCGACATCCACAAGCTGCTCGAGGTGCTCAACGAGCTTACCGACGCCGGCAACACGGTGATCGTGATCGAGCACAACCTGGACGTGATCAAGACCGCGGACTACGTCATCGACCTGGGCCCCGAGGGCGGGGAGGAGGGAGGAAGGGTGGTAGCGACCGGTACGCCGGAGGAGGTTAGCCGGGTACCGGAATCCTATACCGGGCAGTTCCTGGCCCGGGTGCTGGGCGCGGCCGGCACCCGGGCTATGGCTCGGGCCTAA
- the uvrC gene encoding excinuclease ABC subunit UvrC, whose amino-acid sequence MGWQDKVKDLPEAPGVYLMRDASGEVIYVGKASSLRQRVRSYVHDPAGQPPKVRALVQHVADLEYIVTDTPVEALVLECNLIKSYRPRYNVNLKDDKAYPYLKITLREEFPRLAVTRRRQEDGSRYFGPYTNAGALRQTLRVMRRVFPLRTCKTQRWPAGQRPCLDAHLGLCLAPCAGRVDSAAYRRVAADLVAFLEGRGEILLRDLRRRMEEAARELRFEEAARLRDRWQALEEVLAHRRVAFGGEGDRDVVGLAVAGGEASVQVFTLRGGAVTGRENFFLEAGESEAGEILRSFLQHYYSRREEVPAEILLPGEPEDRLLLEQWLTSRRGRRVRLLVPRRGTKREQVARAEANAAAALDLRQKGEERRLSRVAAVGQALGLAALARRIEGYDISHLGGTAAVGSMVVFVDGRPEKASYRRFRVREAERGDDYGALREVLRRRLERLAAGDPGFAAPPDLILVDGGRGQVEAAREVLEEAGWPELPVYGLAKAEEVLYYPGGGPLELGRDSPALQLLQEVRDEAHRFAQSYHHRLRQRETRRSVLGEVPGVGPKRRRALLEAFGSVEGLRRASVEEIAAVKGMSRALAARVKAHLEAEPGEDSGS is encoded by the coding sequence GTGGGCTGGCAGGATAAGGTGAAGGACCTGCCCGAGGCGCCGGGAGTGTACCTCATGCGGGACGCATCGGGCGAAGTAATTTACGTGGGTAAGGCGAGCTCCCTGCGGCAGCGGGTGCGTTCCTACGTCCACGATCCGGCCGGCCAGCCGCCCAAGGTGCGGGCCCTGGTCCAGCACGTGGCCGACCTGGAGTACATCGTCACCGATACTCCGGTGGAGGCCCTGGTGCTGGAATGCAACCTGATCAAGAGCTACCGCCCGCGCTACAACGTTAACCTCAAGGACGACAAGGCCTACCCTTATCTCAAGATAACCCTTAGGGAGGAGTTTCCCCGCCTGGCGGTTACCCGGCGCCGCCAGGAGGACGGCTCCCGCTACTTCGGCCCCTACACCAACGCCGGAGCCTTACGCCAGACTCTCCGGGTAATGCGCCGGGTATTTCCCCTGCGTACCTGCAAGACCCAGCGCTGGCCGGCCGGGCAGCGGCCCTGCCTGGACGCGCACCTGGGTCTGTGCCTGGCTCCCTGCGCCGGCCGGGTAGATTCCGCTGCCTACCGCCGGGTGGCGGCGGACCTGGTGGCCTTCCTGGAAGGACGCGGGGAGATCCTGCTCAGGGACCTGCGGCGCCGCATGGAGGAAGCGGCCCGGGAACTGCGTTTTGAGGAGGCGGCCCGGCTGCGGGACCGGTGGCAGGCCCTGGAGGAGGTACTGGCGCACCGCCGGGTGGCCTTTGGCGGCGAGGGCGACCGGGACGTGGTGGGCCTGGCCGTGGCCGGAGGAGAGGCCTCGGTGCAGGTATTTACCCTGCGCGGAGGGGCGGTTACCGGCCGGGAGAATTTCTTCCTGGAAGCGGGTGAAAGCGAGGCCGGAGAGATCCTGCGCTCCTTCCTGCAGCATTATTACAGCCGCCGCGAGGAGGTGCCGGCCGAGATTCTGCTTCCCGGCGAGCCGGAGGACCGCCTGCTTCTGGAGCAGTGGCTCACCTCGCGCCGGGGGCGCAGGGTGAGGCTCTTGGTTCCCAGACGGGGAACCAAGAGGGAACAGGTGGCGCGGGCGGAGGCCAACGCCGCTGCGGCGCTTGATCTCCGCCAGAAGGGCGAAGAGCGGCGCCTGTCCCGGGTGGCGGCGGTGGGGCAGGCCCTGGGACTGGCGGCCCTGGCCCGGCGCATCGAAGGTTACGACATATCCCACCTGGGGGGTACGGCGGCAGTGGGCTCTATGGTGGTGTTCGTGGACGGCCGGCCGGAGAAGGCGTCCTACCGCCGCTTCCGGGTGCGGGAAGCCGAACGCGGAGACGACTACGGCGCCCTGCGGGAGGTGCTGCGGCGGAGGCTGGAGCGCCTGGCCGCCGGGGACCCCGGCTTTGCCGCTCCCCCGGATCTGATTCTGGTGGACGGAGGCCGGGGACAGGTGGAGGCGGCGCGGGAGGTGCTGGAGGAGGCGGGTTGGCCGGAGCTTCCGGTGTACGGCCTGGCCAAGGCGGAGGAAGTCCTGTACTATCCCGGGGGCGGCCCGCTGGAGCTGGGGCGGGATTCGCCGGCCCTGCAGCTTCTGCAGGAAGTGCGAGACGAGGCCCACCGCTTTGCCCAGAGCTACCACCACCGCCTCCGGCAGCGGGAGACCCGCCGTTCGGTGCTGGGGGAGGTCCCGGGAGTGGGTCCGAAGCGGCGGCGGGCGCTGCTGGAGGCCTTCGGATCGGTGGAAGGATTGCGAAGGGCGAGTGTCGAAGAGATAGCGGCGGTAAAGGGGATGAGCCGGGCCCTGGCCGCCCGCGTTAAGGCCCACCTGGAGGCAGAACCGGGCGAGGACTCTGGAAGCTGA
- a CDS encoding Cof-type HAD-IIB family hydrolase produces the protein MATFRLVAVDLDGTLLNRNWEISPRAKEAVRAVRERGVFVTLATGRMYASAIRYARELELDLPLITYNGAVVKTSSEGLVIYERLLPRHYAREIIALVQEKSYPINLYFNHGGDRLYVDRISAAARRYAFQSSVPFYEVPDLRSLLDRDPIKLVVLGEEELLDALAEESRARWGRELYITKSEPTYLEYLHPEATKGRALAAVAQHLGVAREEVMAIGDSFNDVEMFRYAGLAVAMGNAREEIKAAADYVAPPNEEEGVAAVLEQFILRG, from the coding sequence TTGGCGACTTTCCGGCTGGTGGCTGTTGACCTGGACGGCACGCTGTTGAACCGGAACTGGGAGATTTCGCCCCGGGCCAAGGAAGCGGTCCGCGCCGTTCGGGAGCGCGGTGTGTTCGTAACCCTGGCCACGGGCCGCATGTACGCTTCGGCGATCCGTTATGCCCGCGAGTTGGAGCTGGACCTTCCCCTCATCACCTACAACGGCGCGGTGGTAAAGACTTCCTCCGAAGGACTGGTCATCTACGAGCGGCTGCTGCCCCGACATTACGCGCGGGAAATCATTGCCCTGGTGCAGGAGAAGAGTTATCCCATTAACCTTTACTTTAACCACGGCGGCGATCGCCTCTACGTCGATCGGATTAGCGCCGCCGCGCGCCGCTACGCCTTTCAGTCCAGCGTTCCCTTTTACGAAGTCCCGGATCTCCGCTCCCTTCTCGACCGGGACCCCATCAAGCTGGTGGTTCTGGGCGAGGAAGAGCTGCTGGACGCCCTGGCCGAGGAGAGCCGGGCTCGTTGGGGCCGGGAACTGTACATCACCAAGTCCGAGCCCACCTACCTGGAGTACCTCCATCCCGAGGCCACCAAGGGCCGGGCACTGGCGGCGGTGGCGCAGCACCTGGGGGTGGCGCGGGAGGAGGTCATGGCCATCGGGGACAGCTTCAACGACGTGGAGATGTTCAGGTACGCGGGGCTGGCGGTGGCCATGGGCAACGCCCGGGAGGAGATCAAGGCGGCGGCGGACTACGTGGCTCCCCCCAACGAGGAAGAGGGGGTAGCCGCGGTTCTGGAACAGTTTATCCTGCGCGGCTAG